One Brassica napus cultivar Da-Ae chromosome C2, Da-Ae, whole genome shotgun sequence DNA window includes the following coding sequences:
- the LOC106404948 gene encoding non-specific lipid transfer protein GPI-anchored 31-like, producing the protein MATSFSTLTPFLFILLLSVSSVLEAAHHHTAAPAPAVDCSMLILNMADCLSFVSAGGTEAKPASSCCNGLKTVLKTDAECLCEGFKSSASLGVTLNMTKAATLPAACKLHAPSMAACGLSAAPTMAPGLAPGGAAVAAGPDLSFLAPNPSPGNHGSSLLPISFTTALSAMFLVLFLSRV; encoded by the exons ATGGCCACTTCATTCTCTACCTTGACACCTTTTCTTTTCATCCTCCTTCTCTCCGTCTCCTCCGTTCTCGAAGCAGCTCATCACCACACGGCGGCTCCAGCTCCGGCTGTAGACTGTTCGATGCTCATACTCAACATGGCTGATTGTTTGTCCTTTGTTTCCGCTGGAGGCACGGAGGCTAAGCCGGCTAGTTCTTGTTGTAACGGGCTTAAGACGGTGCTTAAGACCGACGCAGAGTGTCTATGTGAGGGGTTTAAAAGTAGTGCTTCTCTAGGCGTTACTTTGAACATGACTAAAGCAGCAACACTCCCCGCTGCATGCAAGCTTCACGCTCCTTCTATGGCTGCTTGTGGAT TGTCCGCCGCTCCTACTATGGCACCAG GTCTTGCTCCAGGAGGAGCTGCTGTAGCTGCTGGACCCGACTTAAGTTTTCTAGCTCCAAACCCATCTCCAGGGAACCACGGATCTTCCTTGCTTCCCATCTCCTTCACCACCGCACTCAGTGCTATGTTCTTAGTATTGTTCTTGTCTCGTGTCTAA
- the LOC106351888 gene encoding peroxidase 69-like, whose product MGRGYNLLFILVTFLVLVAAVAAQGNSGSRRGVGQRPRVGFYGNGCRNVESIVASVVRKHVQSNPANAPGILRMHFHDCFVRGCDGSVLLAGNNTERTAGPNRSLRGFEAIEEAKTRLEAECPGMVSCADILTLAAREAVVLTGGQGWRVPLGRLDGRISQASDVILPGPNDAVDKQKRDFAAKTLNTLDLVTLVGGHTIGTAGCGLVRGRFFNFNGTGQPDPSIDPSFVPLVQARCPQTGDASARVDLDEGSAGSFDTSFLSKVRSSRVVLQSDLVLWNDTETRAIIERFLGLRRPPLRFGTEFGNSMVKMSLIEVKTGSDGEIRRVCSAIN is encoded by the exons ATGGGTCGTGGTTATAATCTACTATTCATTCTAGTAACGTTTTTAGTATTGGTTGCAGCAGTAGCTGCACAAGGAAACAGTGGCTCGAGACGTGGTGTTGGTCAGAGACCGCGTGTTGGGTTCTATGGAAATGGATGCCGAAACGTAGAGTCCATTGTGGCATCGGTGGTTCGCAAACATGTCCAGTCTAACCCTGCTAATGCACCCGGGATTTTGCGTATGCATTTTCACGATTGCTTTGTCCGTGGCTGCGATGGTTCGGTTCTTCTCGCTGGTAACAACACGGAGAGAACCGCCGGTCCAAACCGTTCATTGAGAGGGTTTGAAGCTATTGAAGAGGCTAAGACTAGGCTTGAGGCTGAGTGTCCTGGAATGGTTTCTTGTGCTGATATCCTTACCCTTGCTGCTCGTGAGGCCGTTGTTTTG ACTGGTGGACAAGGCTGGCGAGTGCCATTGGGACGTCTAGACGGCCGAATTTCGCAAGCCTCGGACGTGATCTTACCCGGACCAAACGATGCCGTGGACAAGCAGAAGCGAGACTTTGCTGCTAAAACTCTCAACACGCTAGATCTCGTAACCCTTGTTG GCGGGCACACAATAGGAACTGCTGGTTGCGGTTTGGTAAGAGGCAGATTCTTCAACTTCAACGGTACAGGACAACCCGACCCATCAATCGATCCAAGTTTTGTACCATTGGTTCAGGCTAGATGCCCTCAAACCGGAGACGCATCAGCCCGAGTCGACTTAGACGAAGGTAGTGCAGGCAGCTTTGACACATCGTTCCTAAGTAAAGTGAGGTCAAGCCGCGTGGTTCTCCAGTCCGATCTCGTCTTGTGGAATGACACCGAGACTCGAGCCATCATAGAACGCTTCTTAGGCTTACGCCGACCACCCTTGAGGTTCGGAACAGAGTTCGGGAACTCGATGGTCAAGATGAGTCTTATAGAAGTTAAGACAGGATCAGATGGGGAGATTCGTAGGGTTTGCTCTGCGATCAACTAA
- the LOC106379638 gene encoding peroxidase 71-like, whose amino-acid sequence MGLVRSVCLLVTFLYIVISVHGQATARPGAGSGTRVGFYSTTCPTAETIVRNAVTAGFNSNPRIAPGILRMHFHDCFVLGCDGSILISGANTEQTARSNVNLRGFDVIENAKTQLEAACPGVVSCADILALAARDSVVLTRGISWQVPTGRRDGRVSLASNANNLPGAGDSVAVQQQKFSAVRLSTRELVVLVGGHTIGQAGCGAFRNRLYNSTTGPADPTIDPTLLAQLQTQCPQNGDASVRVDLDTGSGTTFDTSYYNNLSRGRGVLQSDQVLWSDPATRPIVQQLMSPRSTFNAEFARAMVRMSNIGVLTGANGEIRRVCSAIN is encoded by the exons atGGGTTTGGTTAGATCAGTATGCTTATTGGTTACCTTCCTCTATATAGTCATCTCGGTCCATGGACAAGCCACTGCAAGGCCCGGTGCTGGTTCTGGCACGAGGGTTGGGTTTTACTCGACCACTTGTCCTACCGCCGAAACCATTGTCCGAAACGCCGTGACAGCTGGATTCAACTCTAACCCGAGAATCGCACCCGGGATATTAAGAATGCATTTCCACGACTGCTTCGTCCTAGGCTGTGATGGTTCGATCCTTATCTCGGGAGCTAACACCGAGCAAACAGCCCGTTCGAACGTCAACCTCCGTGGATTTGACGTCATTGAAAACGCCAAAACACAGCTCGAAGCTGCGTGCCCTGGAGTCGTCTCTTGTGCTGATATTTTAGCTTTAGCCGCTCGTGACTCTGTCGTCCTC ACAAGAGGAATTAGTTGGCAAGTACCAACAGGACGTAGAGATGGTCGCGTTTCTTTGGCTTCGAACGCTAACAATCTCCCTGGGGCCGGTGACTCCGTTGCCGTTCAACAACAGAAGTTCTCCGCTGTGAGACTGAGTACACGCGAACTCGTCGTCCTCGTCG GAGGACACACGATAGGACAAGCAGGTTGCGGTGCATTCAGGAACAGGCTATACAACAGCACTACAGGCCCAGCGGATCCAACCATTGACCCGACATTGTTGGCGCAGCTTCAGACACAATGCCCCCAAAACGGCGATGCATCGGTACGTGTTGATCTCGACACTGGAAGTGGTACCACTTTCGACACCTCATACTACAACAACCTAAGCCGTGGCCGTGGAGTCCTCCAATCCGATCAAGTCCTCTGGTCCGATCCAGCAACTAGACCCATTGTGCAACAGTTGATGAGTCCAAGAAGCACATTCAACGCTGAGTTTGCTAGGGCTATGGTCAGGATGAGTAATATTGGTGTGCTTACCGGGGCTAATGGTGAAATTCGTAGGGTTTGCTCcgcaattaattaa
- the LOC106404924 gene encoding uncharacterized protein LOC106404924 produces MSSVEDLKANEAEKSMPSPQQEEAAVKSKYGGLMPKKPPLISKDHERAYFDSADWALGKQGVAKPKGPLEALRPKLQPTQQQTRYRKSPCAPSGEDGGGAAQGE; encoded by the exons ATGTCTAGCGTAGAGGATTTGAAAGCTAATGAAGCAGAAAAGTCAATGCCATCACCACAGCAGGAG GAGGCTGCTGTAAAGAGCAAGTATGGAGGGCTCATGCCAAAGAAACCACCTCTCATTTCCAAG GATCATGAGCGAGCTTACTTTGACTCAGCTGATTGGGCTCTTGGAAAG CAAGGTGTTGCCAAACCAAAGGGACCTCTTGAAGCTCTTCGTCCCAAGTTACAG CCAACGCAGCAGCAGACACGTTACAGGAAGTCTCCATGTGCTCCATCCGGTGAAG ATGGAGGAGGAGCTGCTCAGGGCGAATGA
- the LOC106347964 gene encoding uncharacterized protein LOC106347964: MEKLSSSAVVPQLLRNVIIAVLVFADESLLQISANSKLLEKLRLFLVACFLFFLRSIPSVVSFANTNPTRGYTFPEKKKKLEIGDCASESGIGRAIWQLLSAMNDIPVNSRKYEVVRSLAERLIDENHGQNSLAVFDLNRRVLNASFRRTLGRLEAAVEKNRSGPVRSGLNRVVRAAVRAVGDGFNSWGGEETVDQSAETAEKLAAELLWLAEKMSVYGFVDEAVERWASASNLAWLALWSEPRLQCSMVQISALLFKEAAAGGEKWGEIKKKMLTSWLPLLCRASNGADKPVLRGAERAELEKVLEKMISELEEEEQEQVLSLWLHHYTACSSSDWPDLNGSYVRWCHSSRQLLLLDCDDSQTKSLTN; encoded by the exons atggAAAAGCTGTCGTCATCCGCCGTAGTTCCTCAGCTTCTCCGCAACGTAATCATCGCCGTCTTAGTTTTCGCCGACGAATCTCTCCTCCAAATCTCCGCAAACTCCAAGCTCCTCGAGAAGCTCCGCCTGTTCCTCGTCGCatgcttcctcttcttcctacGCTCGATTCCTTCCGTCGTCTCCTTCGCAAACACCAATCCGACGAGAGGCTACACCTtcccggagaagaagaagaagctcgaGATCGGCGACTGCGCGTCGGAATCGGGAATCGGTCGAGCGATATGGCAGCTGCTGTCGGCGATGAACGACATCCCGGTGAATTCTAGAAAGTACGAAGTCGTTAGATCCTTGGCGGAGAGACTAATCGACGAGAATCACGGACAAAACTCGTTGGCCGTGTTTGACTTGAACCGCAGGGTGTTAAACGCGTCGTTTCGTAGAACTCTAGGCCGGTTAGAGGCGGCGGTTGAGAAGAACCGGAGCGGACCGGTACGGAGTGGGTTAAACCGGGTGGTGAGAGCTGCGGTTAGAGCGGTTGGAGATGGGTTTAATAGTTGGGGTGGGGAGGAGACGGTGGATCAGTCGGCGGAAACGGCGGAGAAGCTGGCGGCGGAGCTGCTTTGGTTGGCGGAGAAGATGTCGGTTTATGGATTCGTTGATGAAGCGGTTGAGAGATGGGCTTCGGCTTCGAACTTGGCTTGGCTTGCGCTTTGGTCTGAACCAAGACTTCAATGTTCTATGGTCCAAATTTCAG CCTTGTTGTTTAAGGAAGCTGCAGCAGGAGGAGAGAAATGGGGAGAGATAAAGAAGAAGATGCTTACTTCGTGGCTTCCATTGCTGTGTCGGGCAAGCAACGGAGCGGATAAACCGGTTTTGAGAGGTGCGGAAAGAGCCGAGCTAGAGAAAGTGTTGGAGAAGATGATATCAGAGCTGGAGGAAGAGGAGCAAGAACAAGTTCTATCACTTTGGCTTCACCATTACACAGCCTGCTCTTCCTCTGACTGGCCTGACCTCAATGGCTCGTATGTTCGTTGGTGTCATTCTTCTCGCCAGCTTTTGCTTTTGGACTGTGATGATTCACAAACCAAAAGCCTAACTAATTAG
- the LOC125581589 gene encoding crooked neck-like protein 1 produces the protein MASFAKDITQVKLPRPTRVKNKTPAPLQITAEQLLREARERQESQILPPHQNITDPTELSDYRLRLRKDFEDRIRRPGPSTQVWLNYARWEESQKDYARARSVWERALQADYRNHAVWVKYAEFEMRNMFVNSARNVWDRAVTVLPRVDQLWYKYIHMEEMLGNISGAREVFERWMKWSPDQQGWLSFINFELRYQETARARDIYERFVLCHPKPSSYIQYAKFEVKGGEVARARDVYERAVKNLGDDEELFVAFAEFEERCKEVERARVIYKFGLDRVGRGEELYKKFVAFEKQHGDKERIDDVIVGRRRVEYEEQVRKSPLNYDAWFDYVRLEEEEASSVGDKERVREVYERAVGNVPPANEKRYWRRYIYLWINYALFEEIEAEDVDRARQVYRECLKLVPHASFSFAKIWLLAAQFEIRQLNLTAARKILGNGIGKATNKDKIFKKYIEIELELGEIDRCRRLYEKYLEWSPDNCYVWCKYAEFEISLEETERARGIFELAVSQTTLDLPEVLWKGYIDFEMSQGEVERTRALYERLLERTKHYKVWVSFAKFEAGEQDEDEEEDGIERKQECIRRTRAVFDRAYVYYKEVIPEMKEERSTLLEEWLNMEMSFGMLGDVSIVKSKLPKKLKKRKAITGEDGSVEYVEYTDYLFPEELEASNLKILEAAIRWKKQKVGAFCNV, from the coding sequence aTGGCTTCTTTCGCTAAAGACATCACACAAGTGAAGCTACCAAGACCAACCCGAGTCAAGAACAAGACTCCAGCACCGCTCCAAATCACCGCCGAGCAGCTCCTAAGAGAAGCTCGAGAGAGACAAGAGTCTCAGATCCTGCCACCTCATCAGAACATCACCGATCCAACAGAGCTTTCCGACTACAGACTCCGCCTTCGTAAGGACTTTGAGGACCGTATCCGCCGCCCAGGACCATCTACACAAGTATGGTTAAACTACGCGCGTTGGGAAGAGTCTCAAAAAGATTACGCACGTGCTAGAAGCGTGTGGGAACGTGCCTTGCAAGCAGATTATCGTAACCATGCGGTTTGGGTCAAGTACGCAGAGTTTGagatgaggaacatgtttgtcAACTCAGCTAGAAACGTTTGGGACCGAGCCGTCACGGTTCTCCCGCGCGTGGACCAGCTTTGGTACAAGTACATACACATGGAGGAGATGCTTGGGAACATCTCCGGAGCTAGAGAGGTGTTCGAGCGGTGGATGAAGTGGTCACCTGATCAACAAGGCTGGCTCTCGTTCATCAACTTCGAGCTTCGTTATCAAGAAACCGCACGTGCGAGAGATATCTACGAGAGGTTTGTTCTTTGCCACCCCAAACCTTCTTCTTACATCCAATACGCAAAGTTTGAGGTTAAGGGAGGTGAAGTCGCACGTGCGAGGGACGTGTACGAACGCGCCGTTAAGAATCTTGGAGACGATGAAGAGCTCTTTGTAGCCTTTGCTGAGTTTGAAGAGCGTTGCAAAGAAGTTGAACGAGCTAGGGTTATCTACAAGTTTGGTCTCGATCGTGTCGGAAGAGGAGAGGAGCTGTACAAAAAGTTTGTAGCGTTTGAGAAACAGCACGGGGACAAGGAAAGGATCGATGACGTCATTGTCGGGAGGAGAAGGGTTGAGTACGAGGAGCAAGTGAGGAAGAGCCCTCTGAACTATGATGCGTGGTTTGATTACGTTAGGTTAGAGGAAGAGGAGGCTTCTTCCGTTGGAGACAAGGAAAGGGTCAGAGAAGTTTACGAGAGGGCTGTTGGTAATGTCCCACCGGCTAATGAGAAACGTTACTGGAGGAGATACATTTATCTATGGATTAACTATGCGTTGTTTGAAGAGATTGAAGCTGAGGATGTGGATCGTGCACGTCAAGTATACAGAGAATGTCTGAAGCTTGTCCCGCACGCAAGCTTCTCTTTTGCTAAAATATGGCTGTTGGCTGCACAGTTTGAGATAAGACAACTGAATCTCACCGCTGCTCGGAAGATTCTAGGGAACGGGATTGGGAAAGCTACAAACAAGGACAAGATCTTCAAGAAGTATATCGAGATAGAACTTGAGTTGGGAGAGATTGATAGATGTCGGAGACTATACGAGAAGTATCTCGAATGGTCTCCTGATAATTGCTACGTGTGGTGCAAGTATGCTGAGTTTGAGATTTCACTCGAGGAAACGGAAAGAGCAAGAGGTATATTCGAGCTTGCGGTATCTCAGACTACACTTGACTTGCCTGAGGTGTTATGGAAAGGTTACATTGACTTTGAGATGTCACAAGGGGAGGTAGAGAGGACGCGTGCTTTGTATGAGCGACTCTTGGAACGTACGAAGCACTACAAggtgtgggttagttttgcaaagTTTGAAGCTGGTGAAcaagatgaagatgaggaagaagatggtaTTGAACGCAAACAAGAGTGCATCAGACGCACTAGAGCGGTTTTTGACCGAGCCTACGTGTATTACAAAGAAGTTATACCGGAGATGAAGGAAGAAAGATCAACGTTGTTAGAGGAGTGGCTAAATATGGAGATGAGTTTTGGTATGCTCGGGGATGTTAGCATTGTAAAGTCAAAGCTCCCTAAGAAGCTCAAGAAGAGAAAGGCAATAACTGGAGAAGACGGTTCGGTAGAGTATGTTGAGTACACTGATTATCTCTTCCCTGAAGAGTTGGAGGCTTCTAACCTCAAGATTCTCGAAGCTGCCATTAGATGGAAGAAACAGAAGGTTGGTGCTTTTTGTAATGTATAA